A single Lolium perenne isolate Kyuss_39 chromosome 6, Kyuss_2.0, whole genome shotgun sequence DNA region contains:
- the LOC127310302 gene encoding uncharacterized protein, whose translation MAAPNEEEIHEMITSGSAAAAASPGFFMTAAAACPGFFTQEETRVTAAVAARNEHREDVADGSQAVEEEGEEEEEPTEAAANLSKGKKKRKKDSPPAEPRIKWTPKEEECLAEAWMTVSTNGIIGANQSFDTYWFRVRQAYEERKLVDPYFNKTNMNMYRGDKAMATHWGIMQTACSKWHGVQEEIDKRPISGHDLEQRLRRALDMYTDDTGLQFKFLNVYARLEKCEKWKEVRTSLSKSKTEQYNPDAPAACASEGRPELGQKKQKELKRTDNPADRLQASMDKCWADLRSHADGRNDKFDGRWREMLANQGVRIALLKTTVAAKKRNTDLAFLMGGGDMELMDEETRNWYQGHRNDILRATPSSPPAPTSSTSPSTSSTAAASTSTAAASSSPAAAASATPCEETGPSDTAVPAGTADEPVSV comes from the exons atggcggcgccgaacgaagaggagatccacgagatgatcacctccggctccgccgccgccgctgcgagcccggggttcttcatgaccgccgccgctgcgtgcccggggttcttcacgcaagaggagacgagggtgacggcagctgtggcggcgcgcaacgagcatcgggaggacgttgccgacggaagccaagccgtcgaagaagaaggcgaggaagaagaagagccaactgaagccgccgccaacctgtcgaaggggaagaagaagaggaagaaggactcgccgcctgccgaaccgcgtatcaaatggacgccgaaggaagaggagtgcctcgccgaagcttggatgaccgtgtccacgAACGGCATAATCGGGGCCAACCAGTCGTTCGACACGTACTGGTTTCGAGTGAGGCAGGCGTACGAGGAACGCAagctcgtcgatccctacttcaacaagacgaacatgaacatgtaccggggagacaaggcaatggccacccattgggggatcatgcagacggcgtgcagcaaatggcacggcgtacaggaggagatcgacaaacggccgatcagcggccacgacttggagcaaaGG ctgcgccgagctttggacatgtacacggacgacaccggcctgcagttcaagttcctcaacgtctacgcccgcctcgagaagtgcgagaagtggaaggaagttCGCACGTCCCTCTCGAAaagcaagaccgagcagtacaaccccgacgctccggcggctTGCGCGTCGGAAGGGCGCCCTgagctcggccagaagaagcagaaagagctcaaACGGACGGACAATCCCGCCGACAGGCTGCAGGCGTCGAtggacaagtgctgggccgacttgagatcgcacgccgacgggaggaacgacaagttcgacggcaggtggcgggagatgctcgccaaccaaggcgtccggatcgccctgctgaagacgacggtggcggcgaagaagaggaacacagacttggcgttcctcatgggcggcggcgacatggaactgatggacgaggagacgaggaattggtaccagggccaccgcaacgacatcctccgagccactccgtcgtccccgccggctcctacctcgtctacctcaccatctacctcgtcgactgcggctgcttcgacgtccactgccgctgcttcatcgtcgcccgccgcagccgcttcggccacgccctgtgaggaaactggtccgtcggacaccgccgtgccggcTGGGACTGCCGACGAACCTgtctccgtgtaa